In Rattus norvegicus strain BN/NHsdMcwi chromosome 3, GRCr8, whole genome shotgun sequence, a genomic segment contains:
- the Slc39a13 gene encoding zinc transporter ZIP13 isoform X1 — MPGCPCPGCGMAGQRLLFLTVLALELLERAGGSQPALRSLGAAAACRLDSKESESWGALLSGERLDTWICSLLGSLMVGLSGVFPLLVIPLEMGTMLQSEAGAWRLKQLLSFALGGLLGNVFLHLLPEAWAYTCNISPATGLAWPVSASPAGVEGQSLQRQQQLGLWVIAGFLTFLALEKMFLNCKEEDPSQAPSKDPTAAALNGGHCLAQPAAEPGLRAVVRNLKVSGYLNLLANTIDNFTHGLAVAASFLVSKKIGLLTTMAILLHEIPHEVGDFAILLRAGFDRWTAAKLQFSTALGGLLGACFAICTQSPKGVEETVVWTLPFTSGGFLYVALVNVLPDLLEEDDPWHSLQQVLLLCSGIVVMVLLSLFVE; from the exons ATGCCTGGATGTCCCTGCCCTGGCTGTGGTATGGCAGGCCAGAGGCTCCTCTTCCTCACTGTCCTTGCCCTGGAGCTCCTGGAAAGGGCTGGAGGTTCCCAGCCAGCCCTCCGGAGCCTGGGGGCTGCAGCTGCCTGTCGCCTGGATAGTAAAGAAAGCGAGTCCTGGGGGGCTCTGCTGAGTGGGGAGCGACTGGACACCTGGATCTGCTCCCTCTTGGGCTCTCTCATGGTTGGGCTCAGTGGGGTTTTCCCCTTGCTGGTCATTCCCCTGGAGATGGGGACCATGTTACAATCAGAAG CTGGAGCCTGGCGCCTGAAGCAGCTGCTCAGCTTTGCCTTAGGTGGACTCCTGGGCAATGTGTTTCTGCACTTGCTGCCAGAGGCGTGGGCCTACACCTGTAACATCAGCCCCG CCACTGGCTTGGCATGGCCTGTTAGTGCTTCCCCTGCAGGTGTTGAAGGGCAGAGTCTGCAGCGACAGCAACAACTGGGGCTGTGGGTCATCGCTGGCTTCCTGACCTTCCTGGCATTGGAGAAGATGTTCCTCAACTGCAAGGAGGAGGACCCTAGCCAG GCCCCCAGCAAAGACCCCACTGCTGCCGCGCTCAATGGAGGCCACTGTCTGGCCCAGCCGGCTGCAGAGCCCGGCCTGAGAGCCGTGGTCCGGAACCTCAAA GTCAGTGGCTATCTCAACCTGCTGGCCAATACCATTGACAACTTCACCCATGGGCTGGCTGTGGCTGCCAGCTTCCTTGTGAGCAAAAAG ATTGGGCTTCTAACCACCATGGCCATCCTCCTGCATGAGATCCCCCATGAG GTGGGTGACTTTGCTATCCTGCTCCGGGCTGGCTTTGACCGATGGACCGCAGCCAAGCTACAGTTTTCTACAGCCCTGGGAGGCCTTCTGGGGGCCTGCTTTGCCATCTGTACGCAATCCCCCAAAGGAGTAG AGGAGACGGTGGTCTGGACCCTGCCCTTTACCTCAGGAGGCTTTCTCTATGTTGCCCTGGTGAATGTGCTACCTGACCTCTTGGAGGAAGATGACCCATG GCACTCCCTGCAGCAGGTGCTGCTGCTCTGCTCCGGTATCGTGGTGATGGTGCTGCTCTCGTTGTTCGTTGAATAA
- the Slc39a13 gene encoding zinc transporter ZIP13 isoform X6, with protein MFLNCKEEDPSQAPSKDPTAAALNGGHCLAQPAAEPGLRAVVRNLKVSGYLNLLANTIDNFTHGLAVAASFLVSKKIGLLTTMAILLHEIPHEVGDFAILLRAGFDRWTAAKLQFSTALGGLLGACFAICTQSPKGVEETVVWTLPFTSGGFLYVALVNVLPDLLEEDDPWHSLQQVLLLCSGIVVMVLLSLFVE; from the exons ATGTTCCTCAACTGCAAGGAGGAGGACCCTAGCCAG GCCCCCAGCAAAGACCCCACTGCTGCCGCGCTCAATGGAGGCCACTGTCTGGCCCAGCCGGCTGCAGAGCCCGGCCTGAGAGCCGTGGTCCGGAACCTCAAA GTCAGTGGCTATCTCAACCTGCTGGCCAATACCATTGACAACTTCACCCATGGGCTGGCTGTGGCTGCCAGCTTCCTTGTGAGCAAAAAG ATTGGGCTTCTAACCACCATGGCCATCCTCCTGCATGAGATCCCCCATGAG GTGGGTGACTTTGCTATCCTGCTCCGGGCTGGCTTTGACCGATGGACCGCAGCCAAGCTACAGTTTTCTACAGCCCTGGGAGGCCTTCTGGGGGCCTGCTTTGCCATCTGTACGCAATCCCCCAAAGGAGTAG AGGAGACGGTGGTCTGGACCCTGCCCTTTACCTCAGGAGGCTTTCTCTATGTTGCCCTGGTGAATGTGCTACCTGACCTCTTGGAGGAAGATGACCCATG GCACTCCCTGCAGCAGGTGCTGCTGCTCTGCTCCGGTATCGTGGTGATGGTGCTGCTCTCGTTGTTCGTTGAATAA
- the Slc39a13 gene encoding zinc transporter ZIP13 isoform 1 precursor (isoform 1 precursor is encoded by transcript variant 1) — protein sequence MPGCPCPGCGMAGQRLLFLTVLALELLERAGGSQPALRSLGAAAACRLDSKESESWGALLSGERLDTWICSLLGSLMVGLSGVFPLLVIPLEMGTMLQSEAGAWRLKQLLSFALGGLLGNVFLHLLPEAWAYTCNISPGVEGQSLQRQQQLGLWVIAGFLTFLALEKMFLNCKEEDPSQAPSKDPTAAALNGGHCLAQPAAEPGLRAVVRNLKVSGYLNLLANTIDNFTHGLAVAASFLVSKKIGLLTTMAILLHEIPHEVGDFAILLRAGFDRWTAAKLQFSTALGGLLGACFAICTQSPKGVEETVVWTLPFTSGGFLYVALVNVLPDLLEEDDPWHSLQQVLLLCSGIVVMVLLSLFVE from the exons ATGCCTGGATGTCCCTGCCCTGGCTGTGGTATGGCAGGCCAGAGGCTCCTCTTCCTCACTGTCCTTGCCCTGGAGCTCCTGGAAAGGGCTGGAGGTTCCCAGCCAGCCCTCCGGAGCCTGGGGGCTGCAGCTGCCTGTCGCCTGGATAGTAAAGAAAGCGAGTCCTGGGGGGCTCTGCTGAGTGGGGAGCGACTGGACACCTGGATCTGCTCCCTCTTGGGCTCTCTCATGGTTGGGCTCAGTGGGGTTTTCCCCTTGCTGGTCATTCCCCTGGAGATGGGGACCATGTTACAATCAGAAG CTGGAGCCTGGCGCCTGAAGCAGCTGCTCAGCTTTGCCTTAGGTGGACTCCTGGGCAATGTGTTTCTGCACTTGCTGCCAGAGGCGTGGGCCTACACCTGTAACATCAGCCCCG GTGTTGAAGGGCAGAGTCTGCAGCGACAGCAACAACTGGGGCTGTGGGTCATCGCTGGCTTCCTGACCTTCCTGGCATTGGAGAAGATGTTCCTCAACTGCAAGGAGGAGGACCCTAGCCAG GCCCCCAGCAAAGACCCCACTGCTGCCGCGCTCAATGGAGGCCACTGTCTGGCCCAGCCGGCTGCAGAGCCCGGCCTGAGAGCCGTGGTCCGGAACCTCAAA GTCAGTGGCTATCTCAACCTGCTGGCCAATACCATTGACAACTTCACCCATGGGCTGGCTGTGGCTGCCAGCTTCCTTGTGAGCAAAAAG ATTGGGCTTCTAACCACCATGGCCATCCTCCTGCATGAGATCCCCCATGAG GTGGGTGACTTTGCTATCCTGCTCCGGGCTGGCTTTGACCGATGGACCGCAGCCAAGCTACAGTTTTCTACAGCCCTGGGAGGCCTTCTGGGGGCCTGCTTTGCCATCTGTACGCAATCCCCCAAAGGAGTAG AGGAGACGGTGGTCTGGACCCTGCCCTTTACCTCAGGAGGCTTTCTCTATGTTGCCCTGGTGAATGTGCTACCTGACCTCTTGGAGGAAGATGACCCATG GCACTCCCTGCAGCAGGTGCTGCTGCTCTGCTCCGGTATCGTGGTGATGGTGCTGCTCTCGTTGTTCGTTGAATAA
- the Slc39a13 gene encoding zinc transporter ZIP13 isoform X3 yields the protein MPGCPCPGCGMAGQRLLFLTVLALELLERAGGSQPALRSLGAAAACRLDSKESESWGALLSGERLDTWICSLLGSLMVGLSGVFPLLVIPLEMGTMLQSEAGAWRLKQLLSFALGGLLGNVFLHLLPEAWAYTCNISPATGLAWPVSASPAGVEGQSLQRQQQLGLWVIAGFLTFLALEKMFLNCKEEDPSQAPSKDPTAAALNGGHCLAQPAAEPGLRAVVRNLKVSGYLNLLANTIDNFTHGLAVAASFLVSKKTQSRIHVYEGLGVGEA from the exons ATGCCTGGATGTCCCTGCCCTGGCTGTGGTATGGCAGGCCAGAGGCTCCTCTTCCTCACTGTCCTTGCCCTGGAGCTCCTGGAAAGGGCTGGAGGTTCCCAGCCAGCCCTCCGGAGCCTGGGGGCTGCAGCTGCCTGTCGCCTGGATAGTAAAGAAAGCGAGTCCTGGGGGGCTCTGCTGAGTGGGGAGCGACTGGACACCTGGATCTGCTCCCTCTTGGGCTCTCTCATGGTTGGGCTCAGTGGGGTTTTCCCCTTGCTGGTCATTCCCCTGGAGATGGGGACCATGTTACAATCAGAAG CTGGAGCCTGGCGCCTGAAGCAGCTGCTCAGCTTTGCCTTAGGTGGACTCCTGGGCAATGTGTTTCTGCACTTGCTGCCAGAGGCGTGGGCCTACACCTGTAACATCAGCCCCG CCACTGGCTTGGCATGGCCTGTTAGTGCTTCCCCTGCAGGTGTTGAAGGGCAGAGTCTGCAGCGACAGCAACAACTGGGGCTGTGGGTCATCGCTGGCTTCCTGACCTTCCTGGCATTGGAGAAGATGTTCCTCAACTGCAAGGAGGAGGACCCTAGCCAG GCCCCCAGCAAAGACCCCACTGCTGCCGCGCTCAATGGAGGCCACTGTCTGGCCCAGCCGGCTGCAGAGCCCGGCCTGAGAGCCGTGGTCCGGAACCTCAAA GTCAGTGGCTATCTCAACCTGCTGGCCAATACCATTGACAACTTCACCCATGGGCTGGCTGTGGCTGCCAGCTTCCTTGTGAGCAAAAAG ACTCAAAGCAGAATACATGTTTATGAGGGACTGGGTGTTGGGGAAGCCTAG
- the Slc39a13 gene encoding zinc transporter ZIP13 isoform X5, with product MPGCPCPGCGMAGQRLLFLTVLALELLERAGGSQPALRSLGAAAACRLDSKESESWGALLSGERLDTWICSLLGSLMVGLSGVFPLLVIPLEMGTMLQSEAGAWRLKQLLSFALGGLLGNVFLHLLPEAWAYTCNISPATGLAWPVSASPAGVEGQSLQRQQQLGLWVIAGFLTFLALEKMFLNCKEEDPSQVSGYLNLLANTIDNFTHGLAVAASFLVSKKTQSRIHVYEGLGVGEA from the exons ATGCCTGGATGTCCCTGCCCTGGCTGTGGTATGGCAGGCCAGAGGCTCCTCTTCCTCACTGTCCTTGCCCTGGAGCTCCTGGAAAGGGCTGGAGGTTCCCAGCCAGCCCTCCGGAGCCTGGGGGCTGCAGCTGCCTGTCGCCTGGATAGTAAAGAAAGCGAGTCCTGGGGGGCTCTGCTGAGTGGGGAGCGACTGGACACCTGGATCTGCTCCCTCTTGGGCTCTCTCATGGTTGGGCTCAGTGGGGTTTTCCCCTTGCTGGTCATTCCCCTGGAGATGGGGACCATGTTACAATCAGAAG CTGGAGCCTGGCGCCTGAAGCAGCTGCTCAGCTTTGCCTTAGGTGGACTCCTGGGCAATGTGTTTCTGCACTTGCTGCCAGAGGCGTGGGCCTACACCTGTAACATCAGCCCCG CCACTGGCTTGGCATGGCCTGTTAGTGCTTCCCCTGCAGGTGTTGAAGGGCAGAGTCTGCAGCGACAGCAACAACTGGGGCTGTGGGTCATCGCTGGCTTCCTGACCTTCCTGGCATTGGAGAAGATGTTCCTCAACTGCAAGGAGGAGGACCCTAGCCAG GTCAGTGGCTATCTCAACCTGCTGGCCAATACCATTGACAACTTCACCCATGGGCTGGCTGTGGCTGCCAGCTTCCTTGTGAGCAAAAAG ACTCAAAGCAGAATACATGTTTATGAGGGACTGGGTGTTGGGGAAGCCTAG
- the Slc39a13 gene encoding zinc transporter ZIP13 isoform X4: MPGCPCPGCGMAGQRLLFLTVLALELLERAGGSQPALRSLGAAAACRLDSKESESWGALLSGERLDTWICSLLGSLMVGLSGVFPLLVIPLEMGTMLQSEAGAWRLKQLLSFALGGLLGNVFLHLLPEAWAYTCNISPATGLAWPVSASPAGVEGQSLQRQQQLGLWVIAGFLTFLALEKMFLNCKEEDPSQAPSKDPTAAALNGGHCLAQPAAEPGLRAVVRNLKPGSLPSYRSVAISTCWPIPLTTSPMGWLWLPASL, from the exons ATGCCTGGATGTCCCTGCCCTGGCTGTGGTATGGCAGGCCAGAGGCTCCTCTTCCTCACTGTCCTTGCCCTGGAGCTCCTGGAAAGGGCTGGAGGTTCCCAGCCAGCCCTCCGGAGCCTGGGGGCTGCAGCTGCCTGTCGCCTGGATAGTAAAGAAAGCGAGTCCTGGGGGGCTCTGCTGAGTGGGGAGCGACTGGACACCTGGATCTGCTCCCTCTTGGGCTCTCTCATGGTTGGGCTCAGTGGGGTTTTCCCCTTGCTGGTCATTCCCCTGGAGATGGGGACCATGTTACAATCAGAAG CTGGAGCCTGGCGCCTGAAGCAGCTGCTCAGCTTTGCCTTAGGTGGACTCCTGGGCAATGTGTTTCTGCACTTGCTGCCAGAGGCGTGGGCCTACACCTGTAACATCAGCCCCG CCACTGGCTTGGCATGGCCTGTTAGTGCTTCCCCTGCAGGTGTTGAAGGGCAGAGTCTGCAGCGACAGCAACAACTGGGGCTGTGGGTCATCGCTGGCTTCCTGACCTTCCTGGCATTGGAGAAGATGTTCCTCAACTGCAAGGAGGAGGACCCTAGCCAG GCCCCCAGCAAAGACCCCACTGCTGCCGCGCTCAATGGAGGCCACTGTCTGGCCCAGCCGGCTGCAGAGCCCGGCCTGAGAGCCGTGGTCCGGAACCTCAAA CCTGGCTCTCTCCCCTCATACAGGTCAGTGGCTATCTCAACCTGCTGGCCAATACCATTGACAACTTCACCCATGGGCTGGCTGTGGCTGCCAGCTTCCTTGTGA
- the Slc39a13 gene encoding zinc transporter ZIP13 isoform X2, translating to MPGCPCPGCGMAGQRLLFLTVLALELLERAGGSQPALRSLGAAAACRLDSKESESWGALLSGERLDTWICSLLGSLMVGLSGVFPLLVIPLEMGTMLQSEAGAWRLKQLLSFALGGLLGNVFLHLLPEAWAYTCNISPATGLAWPVSASPAGVEGQSLQRQQQLGLWVIAGFLTFLALEKMFLNCKEEDPSQVSGYLNLLANTIDNFTHGLAVAASFLVSKKIGLLTTMAILLHEIPHEVGDFAILLRAGFDRWTAAKLQFSTALGGLLGACFAICTQSPKGVEETVVWTLPFTSGGFLYVALVNVLPDLLEEDDPWHSLQQVLLLCSGIVVMVLLSLFVE from the exons ATGCCTGGATGTCCCTGCCCTGGCTGTGGTATGGCAGGCCAGAGGCTCCTCTTCCTCACTGTCCTTGCCCTGGAGCTCCTGGAAAGGGCTGGAGGTTCCCAGCCAGCCCTCCGGAGCCTGGGGGCTGCAGCTGCCTGTCGCCTGGATAGTAAAGAAAGCGAGTCCTGGGGGGCTCTGCTGAGTGGGGAGCGACTGGACACCTGGATCTGCTCCCTCTTGGGCTCTCTCATGGTTGGGCTCAGTGGGGTTTTCCCCTTGCTGGTCATTCCCCTGGAGATGGGGACCATGTTACAATCAGAAG CTGGAGCCTGGCGCCTGAAGCAGCTGCTCAGCTTTGCCTTAGGTGGACTCCTGGGCAATGTGTTTCTGCACTTGCTGCCAGAGGCGTGGGCCTACACCTGTAACATCAGCCCCG CCACTGGCTTGGCATGGCCTGTTAGTGCTTCCCCTGCAGGTGTTGAAGGGCAGAGTCTGCAGCGACAGCAACAACTGGGGCTGTGGGTCATCGCTGGCTTCCTGACCTTCCTGGCATTGGAGAAGATGTTCCTCAACTGCAAGGAGGAGGACCCTAGCCAG GTCAGTGGCTATCTCAACCTGCTGGCCAATACCATTGACAACTTCACCCATGGGCTGGCTGTGGCTGCCAGCTTCCTTGTGAGCAAAAAG ATTGGGCTTCTAACCACCATGGCCATCCTCCTGCATGAGATCCCCCATGAG GTGGGTGACTTTGCTATCCTGCTCCGGGCTGGCTTTGACCGATGGACCGCAGCCAAGCTACAGTTTTCTACAGCCCTGGGAGGCCTTCTGGGGGCCTGCTTTGCCATCTGTACGCAATCCCCCAAAGGAGTAG AGGAGACGGTGGTCTGGACCCTGCCCTTTACCTCAGGAGGCTTTCTCTATGTTGCCCTGGTGAATGTGCTACCTGACCTCTTGGAGGAAGATGACCCATG GCACTCCCTGCAGCAGGTGCTGCTGCTCTGCTCCGGTATCGTGGTGATGGTGCTGCTCTCGTTGTTCGTTGAATAA
- the Psmc3 gene encoding 26S proteasome regulatory subunit 6A — protein MQEMNLLPTPESPVTRQEKMATVWDEAEQDGIGEEVLKMSTEEIVQRTRLLDSEIKIMKSEVLRVTHELQAMKDKIKENSEKIKVNKTLPYLVSNVIELLDVDPNDQEEDGANIDLDSQRKGKCAVIKTSTRQTYFLPVIGLVDAEKLKPGDLVGVNKDSYLILETLPTEYDSRVKAMEVDERPTEQYSDIGGLDKQIQELVEAIVLPMNHKEKFENLGIQPPKGVLMYGPPGTGKTLLARACAAQTKATFLKLAGPQLVQMFIGDGAKLVRDAFALAKEKAPSIIFIDELDAIGTKRFDSEKAGDREVQRTMLELLNQLDGFQPNTQVKVIAATNRVDILDPALLRSGRLDRKIEFPMPNEEARARIMQIHSRKMNVSPDVNYEELARCTDDFNGAQCKAVCVEAGMIALRRGATELTHEDYMEGILEVQAKKKANLQYYA, from the exons ATGCAGGAAATGAATCTGCTGCCGACGCCCGAGAGTCCAGTGACTCGGCAGGAGAAGATGGCGACCGTGTGGGATGAAGCTGAG CAAGATGGCATTGGGGAGGAGGTGCTCAAGATGTCCACAGAAGAGATCGTCCAGCGCACACGGCTGCTAGACAGCGAGATCAAG ATCATGAAGAGTGAAGTGCTGCGAGTCACCCACGAACTCCAAGCCATGAAAGACAAAATCAAAGAGAACAGTGAGAAAATCAAAGTGAACAAAACCCTCCCATACCTAGTCTCCAACgttattgag TTGCTGGATGTTGACCCCAATGACCAGGAGGAGGATGGTGCCAATATTGACCTGGACTCGCAGAGGAAGGGCAAGTGTGCAGTGATCAAAACTTCTACCCGACAA ACGTACTTCCTGCCAGTGATTGGGTTGGTAGATGCCGAAAAGCTGAAGCCGGGAGACCTGGTG GGTGTGAACAAAGACTCCTATCTGATCCTGGAGACCCTGCCCACCGAATATGACTCTCGGGTGAAGGCCATGGAGGTGGACGAGCGGCCCACAGAGCAATACAGTGACATTGGCGGCCTGGACAAGCAGATCCAGGAG CTGGTGGAAGCCATTGTCCTGCCTATGAACCACAAAGAGAAGTTTGAGAACTTGGGTATCCAGCCCCCAAAAGGAGTGCTGATGTATGGGCCGCCTGGTACAGGGAAGACTCTCCTCGCCCGAGCCTGTGCTGCTCAGACCAAG GCCACCTTCTTGAAGCTGGCAGGCCCTCAGCTGGTGCAGATGTTTATTGGAGATGGCGCCAAGCTGGTCCGTGATGCTTTTGCCCTGGCCAAGGAGAAGGCACCATCTATTATCTTTATAGATGAGTTGGATGCCATTGGCACCAAGCG CTTCGACAGTGAAAAGGCAGGGGACCGAGAGGTGCAGAGGACCATGCTAGAGCTCCTGAACCAGCTGGATGGCTTCCAGCCCAACACCCAAGTGAAG GTAATTGCAGCCACTAACAGGGTGGACATCCTGGACCCTGCCCTGCTCCGCTCAGGACGCCTAGACCGCAAGATTGAGTTTCCAATGCCCAATGAGGAGGCCCGAGCCAGAATTATGCAGATCCACTCACGGAAGATGAACGTCAG TCCTGATGTGAACTATGAAGAGCTGGCTCGCTGCACTGATGACTTCAATGGGGCCCAGTGCAAGGCCGTGTGTGTGGAGGCG GGTATGATCGCACTGCGCAGGGGTGCCACGGAGCTCACTCACGAGGACTACATGGAGGGCATCCTGGAGGTGCAGGCCAAGAAGAAAGCCAACCTGCAGTACTATGCCTAG
- the Psmc3 gene encoding 26S proteasome regulatory subunit 6A isoform X1 — translation MNHKEKFENLGIQPPKGVLMYGPPGTGKTLLARACAAQTKATFLKLAGPQLVQMFIGDGAKLVRDAFALAKEKAPSIIFIDELDAIGTKRFDSEKAGDREVQRTMLELLNQLDGFQPNTQVKVIAATNRVDILDPALLRSGRLDRKIEFPMPNEEARARIMQIHSRKMNVSPDVNYEELARCTDDFNGAQCKAVCVEAGMIALRRGATELTHEDYMEGILEVQAKKKANLQYYA, via the exons ATGAACCACAAAGAGAAGTTTGAGAACTTGGGTATCCAGCCCCCAAAAGGAGTGCTGATGTATGGGCCGCCTGGTACAGGGAAGACTCTCCTCGCCCGAGCCTGTGCTGCTCAGACCAAG GCCACCTTCTTGAAGCTGGCAGGCCCTCAGCTGGTGCAGATGTTTATTGGAGATGGCGCCAAGCTGGTCCGTGATGCTTTTGCCCTGGCCAAGGAGAAGGCACCATCTATTATCTTTATAGATGAGTTGGATGCCATTGGCACCAAGCG CTTCGACAGTGAAAAGGCAGGGGACCGAGAGGTGCAGAGGACCATGCTAGAGCTCCTGAACCAGCTGGATGGCTTCCAGCCCAACACCCAAGTGAAG GTAATTGCAGCCACTAACAGGGTGGACATCCTGGACCCTGCCCTGCTCCGCTCAGGACGCCTAGACCGCAAGATTGAGTTTCCAATGCCCAATGAGGAGGCCCGAGCCAGAATTATGCAGATCCACTCACGGAAGATGAACGTCAG TCCTGATGTGAACTATGAAGAGCTGGCTCGCTGCACTGATGACTTCAATGGGGCCCAGTGCAAGGCCGTGTGTGTGGAGGCG GGTATGATCGCACTGCGCAGGGGTGCCACGGAGCTCACTCACGAGGACTACATGGAGGGCATCCTGGAGGTGCAGGCCAAGAAGAAAGCCAACCTGCAGTACTATGCCTAG
- the Slc39a13 gene encoding zinc transporter ZIP13 isoform 2 precursor (isoform 2 precursor is encoded by transcript variant 2), which translates to MPGCPCPGCGMAGQRLLFLTVLALELLERAGGSQPALRSLGAAAACRLDSKESESWGALLSGERLDTWICSLLGSLMVGLSGVFPLLVIPLEMGTMLQSEAGAWRLKQLLSFALGGLLGNVFLHLLPEAWAYTCNISPGVEGQSLQRQQQLGLWVIAGFLTFLALEKMFLNCKEEDPSQVSGYLNLLANTIDNFTHGLAVAASFLVSKKIGLLTTMAILLHEIPHEVGDFAILLRAGFDRWTAAKLQFSTALGGLLGACFAICTQSPKGVEETVVWTLPFTSGGFLYVALVNVLPDLLEEDDPWHSLQQVLLLCSGIVVMVLLSLFVE; encoded by the exons ATGCCTGGATGTCCCTGCCCTGGCTGTGGTATGGCAGGCCAGAGGCTCCTCTTCCTCACTGTCCTTGCCCTGGAGCTCCTGGAAAGGGCTGGAGGTTCCCAGCCAGCCCTCCGGAGCCTGGGGGCTGCAGCTGCCTGTCGCCTGGATAGTAAAGAAAGCGAGTCCTGGGGGGCTCTGCTGAGTGGGGAGCGACTGGACACCTGGATCTGCTCCCTCTTGGGCTCTCTCATGGTTGGGCTCAGTGGGGTTTTCCCCTTGCTGGTCATTCCCCTGGAGATGGGGACCATGTTACAATCAGAAG CTGGAGCCTGGCGCCTGAAGCAGCTGCTCAGCTTTGCCTTAGGTGGACTCCTGGGCAATGTGTTTCTGCACTTGCTGCCAGAGGCGTGGGCCTACACCTGTAACATCAGCCCCG GTGTTGAAGGGCAGAGTCTGCAGCGACAGCAACAACTGGGGCTGTGGGTCATCGCTGGCTTCCTGACCTTCCTGGCATTGGAGAAGATGTTCCTCAACTGCAAGGAGGAGGACCCTAGCCAG GTCAGTGGCTATCTCAACCTGCTGGCCAATACCATTGACAACTTCACCCATGGGCTGGCTGTGGCTGCCAGCTTCCTTGTGAGCAAAAAG ATTGGGCTTCTAACCACCATGGCCATCCTCCTGCATGAGATCCCCCATGAG GTGGGTGACTTTGCTATCCTGCTCCGGGCTGGCTTTGACCGATGGACCGCAGCCAAGCTACAGTTTTCTACAGCCCTGGGAGGCCTTCTGGGGGCCTGCTTTGCCATCTGTACGCAATCCCCCAAAGGAGTAG AGGAGACGGTGGTCTGGACCCTGCCCTTTACCTCAGGAGGCTTTCTCTATGTTGCCCTGGTGAATGTGCTACCTGACCTCTTGGAGGAAGATGACCCATG GCACTCCCTGCAGCAGGTGCTGCTGCTCTGCTCCGGTATCGTGGTGATGGTGCTGCTCTCGTTGTTCGTTGAATAA